The following is a genomic window from Fundulus heteroclitus isolate FHET01 chromosome 16, MU-UCD_Fhet_4.1, whole genome shotgun sequence.
CCTGGGTGCTTATCTTGTCTGCTGCACAAATGAAGCGAAGAGCGCCAGTGACGCCCAAGTCATTTTATCTTTTGCGTTTGCCCAAAAAAATCTCCCTGGGATTCCTGAACGCTagagaaaatgaaaactaaaagttgttttttcctcAGCCTGTTGCTTTAGTGCTGCCCAGTGTCTTAAAGCAGCAGCTTATTTTACACAGCTGGATACTGGAACAAACTGCTGCAACCAAAGgtttcagtcagtcagtcagtgcaTGGATGCAGGCAAAGCCTTTTCCACTTCTTGTCGCCTTTTTTAAAGCTTCAGTGttttaagtgaaaaacaaactggGAGTGGTGCTTATTGTGTAGAGAGAAATAGTTGTGTTGTAATAGTTTATTGTGGTTTCgaaattgaaatgtaaaaactggTATCATATGATTTTAAACCGGCCGTATGTCTAGGGGCCTGAAAGGTGATCCTCGGGCCTTTTCTTGGGCGTTTTTGCCATCTATGACCgcttttcctccaggattgtcTTGTTTATATCTCCTtctatcttcccatcaactttgACCGGCTTCAGAAAGCAAAAAACAGCCCCtggagcatgatgctgccactgccccATTTCACAGTGGGGTTGATGTCGAACGTTGTCTGTTATGCAGTGTGTGAAAGCTAGAAAGAAAAGTTTTGTTCTCATCGGATCAGAACACCACATGTTTGACATGCACCCTTCATGGCTTATGGGAATTCTTCCAGTTTCTCCTTCCTATGtgatggatctctgcagctcctccagagtaaccaacagcctcttggctgcttctgatTAAAGCACTCCTTGCCTAGTCTGATGGATTGATAACCTGTCTGCTGTTTCCTTAAATTTATGATTATCTTTGTTCTCCACCATTCTCTAACATACCTCTAAAGCTTTTAAAGAGCGGGTGGATATTTACTTTACTGAAAGTGAACTACACACAGATGGAACCTATCTATTAGTTAGGAAAAGTGATGCAGCGATTCCAAGCACAGCGTCAAATCTGCATTATGGGGCCGAACGGAGGGGTTGGAAGGGTCCGGACGTCAGCCTCTGTGAAGTTCTGTTTGGGAACCTGGAGAAAGTTTGGCAGAAAACCAAATCCTAAATGTAAGCGGCGGATCCAGTCGGCCGGTAAACGGCTACTTCAAGGTGTAGCTGCGGGCCGTGAAAGCGTGGGGTGTTTCATTTGCCACAGGCGAGCTCTCCGTTTTTGATGAATACAAAGTGAACATCATgcctcaaataaaaaaaaaaaaaatgaaacgagAAACAAACTGATCGTTTTTTATAATCGGGCCGACCGTTTTGTGTCGCCTCGTGTCTGTTTCCGCAGAGATGCCATGGCAACAGAGGGGGAGCCGACCGACTTGATCAAGGTGTtgcacctgctgctgctctccttCACCTGGGGCATGCAGGTGTGGGTCTCCTTCATCGGAGGTGAGAGCGGCTCAGCCCGGCCGCCGAGGCACGCTAAAGGGTTTCCGTATTAACGCTGTGCGGTTTTGGGGCCTGCAGGTTTCGCCCTGGTGAAGCAGGTAACGCTGCACACCTTCGGCTTGGTGCAGAGCAAGCTGTTTCCTGTATACTTCTACTGCCTGCTGGGGAGTAACTTTGCCAGCCTGGCTGTGTATGCCGTGTACCACCCCAGAGAGTTGCTGGACTGGCATGAAAGTGTGCAGGTGAGTAGTGACATTGTTCTTTGGCAacaacagaggggaaaaaaaatcagaaacacTTAGGAGCACGCCTGCAGAATGTTTTGCATCACTgttcccttcttcttcttccagaTGGGCATGTTCTTCGTGGCGCTGATCGTGGCAGGCCTGAACGCTCAGTGGTTCGGCCCAGCAGCCACCGAGGTCATGTTTCAGATGCGGGCCGTGGAGGAGGAGCACGGCCTGGGGAACCAGGTGGGCCTGGGCAGCCAGAGGGAGGAGTACGCCAAGCTGAAGGAGCAGGACCCAAAGTACGGAGCCTACAGGAAAACGTTTGGCCGTTACCACGGCCTGTCCAACCTCTGCAACCTGATCGGCTTCATCTGCGTCACGACCAACCTGGTCTACACGGCTCTCAAACTGTCCACCATctaaaggaggggggggggaatgacTGGGGCCTCGGGTCCGCAGACATCCCTGCACTGCCTCCGCCTCGCAAAAAGTATAAACGTTTTCCCGTTTTGTCACCGTTCGACCACAAACGTCAGCGTGgttacttgggatttgaatgtgATAGGCCaccacaaagtagtgcatagttTTGAAGTGGAAGTTTCATGTAGAGCACGGAGTACAACTGGAAGACGGTGCTCCGGTTAGATTAAACCAAATTTGAACTTCtagcctacatgcaaaacaccaTGCGTCAGAAAACTAAGACTGCACATCACCCACAACACACCATCCCCGTAGTGAAACaaggtggtggtagcatcatgctgtgggggtgtgTTTCTAATTAAAAACCATGTATCCTCTTTCTATTGTACTCTGttcacaatcatgcactacGTTGTGTTGACCTATCACAGGGGTCACCACgcctgttcaaaaaaaaaatatatatatatagcacaaccttccagtgagctgcatttaaaatgctattttattcagttgctcttcctttgtaatcatacttgtattgtACTTGTATGTAGATTTAAAGATGacatataaaaacatttatattgcGTTAAGAGATGGTCAGAATGAACACTTGAATGTAGACTCACTTATGCTGTAGGTAGTCAAGAATAGGAAAGGTGTTTTTGTGATCAGAGCAAACACGGGACGGGAGAGCTAATGACACTATGCTGACCTAAGcagtatttattaaacaaacatgCCGTCGATGCCTACTTAACTGACTTTTTTAGTTTGGAAAATTAGGTCCAttc
Proteins encoded in this region:
- the LOC118566451 gene encoding transmembrane protein 205-like; the encoded protein is MATEGEPTDLIKVLHLLLLSFTWGMQVWVSFIGGFALVKQVTLHTFGLVQSKLFPVYFYCLLGSNFASLAVYAVYHPRELLDWHESVQMGMFFVALIVAGLNAQWFGPAATEVMFQMRAVEEEHGLGNQVGLGSQREEYAKLKEQDPKYGAYRKTFGRYHGLSNLCNLIGFICVTTNLVYTALKLSTI